A stretch of Sebastes fasciatus isolate fSebFas1 chromosome 19, fSebFas1.pri, whole genome shotgun sequence DNA encodes these proteins:
- the smtna gene encoding smoothelin-like protein 1, translating to MESKTSEELAAIEDEEVLNKMLDNATDFEERRMLRAALRDLLKKKRDKREKDRGSRQQDLRQQGLSKGGTTGGGAVSVGRASMNQQPPTNKMPGQPSPSAGSKASPAVASAQNCPPAAAPNVKNVKQMLLDWCRAKTEPYEGVTINNFSSSWKDGIAFCALVHRFFPDAFEYSILNPNEHRENFQLAFDTAERLAGCPPLLDADDLVRMKEPDWKCVYTYIQEFYRCLVEKGLVKTKKRP from the exons ATGGAGTCAAAAACCAGCGAAGAACTGGCTGccattgaggatgaagaggtTCTCAACAAGATG CTGGATAATGCAACAGATTTTGAAGAGAGACGGATGTTACGTGCTGCGCTGAGGGACCTGCTCAAGAAAAAGAGAG ATAAACGGGAGAAGGATCGAGGGTCGAGGCAGCAGGACCTGAGACAGCAGGGCCTGAGCAAAGGAGGGACGACAGGCGGGGGGGCTGTTAGCGTAGGCAGAGCATCCATGAACCAGCAGCCACCGACAAACA AGATGCCAGGCCAGCCCTCTCCATCAGCAGGCAG CAAGGCCAGTCCCGCTGTAGCCTCAGCCCAGAACTGTCCTCCTGCTGCAGCACCCAAcgttaaaaatgtcaaacagaTGCTTCTGGACTGGTGCAGGGCCAAAACCGAGCCATATGAG GGGGTGACGATCAATAACTTCTCCTCAAGTTGGAAAGACGGCATAGCCTTCTGCGCCTTGGTGCACCGCTTCTTCCCCGACGCGTTCGAGTACTCCATCCTCAACCCCAACGAGCACAGGGAGAACTTCCAGCTGGCTTTCGACACTGCAGA gaggCTGGCCGGCTGCCCCCCTCTGCTGGACGCTGACGACTTAGTCCGGATGAAAGAGCCCGACTGGAAGTGTGTGTACACGTACATCCAGGAGTTCTACCGCTGCCTGGTGGAGAAAGGCCTGGTCAAAACCAAAAAGCGACCATAG